The segment TCAGCGAGCGGAGCCATCAAGAGTGAAGTGAATAGTGAGCAACAAGAGTGAGACCGAGCAAAGGGAAAAGAACTTTAGAAAGCGAACGCGTTGTGTGAGGATTGAGAGGCGGACTCGAGCGTgcagccaagagccaaagGTCCCAATCCCTTGAACCAACGGTGCCACGCTTGGAGTGCATCCCACAGGGAGTGAGACACCCTCGGGCCGAAAAGCCAAGTGAGTCGAGTGAGAGCGAACGCGTCAGGCGCCGACTGAGAGGCGGATTTGGGCCACGTGCCAAGAATCGCTAGCCCCAGTCAGTAGAGCCGGCGGTGCCACGCTTGGCGACGCCGTGGGGGGTCCAGGGTGCGTCACGCTCATCAAAACACAGAGGAGAACCAAGAGGAGAACCAGCACCGGAGTCGGAATAGCGTAAGATAGATCTAAGATACCAATAAAGCATATTATCATATCAGGGTCGTCAGGGCAACATACAAATATTGTTGCAGCGAGCCCAGCTGCATCAGACGGAAAAGAACGGTTCGTTACAATATGTATagtataatataatataaagaTATAGGGAGCTTAAGGCCTCAGTAGCTATAGCTCCAACTTCTGTTAATATTTAGTTTTAACTAGCTATTAGcattatttaataataataataataatataaagatATATATGCAAGTATATGTATACTAGATTTTTCATTGTATAAACTaacaacatcatcatcattatcatcatcatcagtaACCGTCGTATCAGTATCAGtcatagctcgcaaataactgttgacactttcggcgtgtctgataaaaacctctcattgacggacacattgagaaaatggactgaaaagacccgatcaaatctgtttttgctcaactcgctcttcgctcaagcaaagaccgatATTTTtacttctcttttgttcctgtttttcactgagcatcttgtcgcgagtgaacgaacaaagtgtcttttgcgtatgtatgcgtgcttgtacgtgtgatgcttatggcaactatcaatttttgtgaattctatacggtttgactattggagcttaaaatgaatcgtgaaaagcaaaacgaaaatgttcgtttgccaattttgcaaataaatatacatattacaatacaatagcccaaaagatgcggaaaacatgaataaataaacatatacacgaaaaaaaaactaaaaacactttactcagacacttttttggttctgctcatctaaagacacttttgctctgagcgcttgaccaaagtgtctttctaagttgttattgtgagacacgatcgtgtgtcgggctcacccgaaaacccgaaacacataacacaagcgaagagacaaaaagtgttctgctcagtgagagaccgtgtcttcgtggtctttttcggttttgtcagtgacgagacagcaaagggaaaaagtgttgactATGGTATCAGTTAGACAAAACTAATGTGCAGCTGCGGCGGCACCCGCTACTAATGGGTCCGTCCGCTTGCACTTGTCGTTCGAAGAAAATACAAACTTTTCAATCGAAGATCATCGCGAAATAATGAAAAAAGAACTTATGAGGAAAAACATGTCAAAGAAGGAAGGGATGTGTAGTCTGTGGTGTGTCGTGCAGCTTGCGCCTTACTGCCCAAGTGGTACTCTGTAGATGGTAGTTCTGCCTTCAGATGTTTTCAAGATGGCAAATTCATGGGCTGTTTATTATGGTCTATCTTTCGTTGTGGATGCGCTCCCTTGGATCCGCggatttgtgtgtgtgttgtgtgggTTTATGCGGAATACGAACtgatttatatgtatatatataagtATGTGTACGTAGTGGTGGTTCTCGACTCGTCATCTTCCTCTCCTCGTCGTTCGCTGTGGCGGCGCCTCCCTGCGCTAGCCCTCGATCTGGGAGCGCAGACGGGGACGGGGCAGGTCCCCAAACACAGCCTCTCCATGGACACTCTTGGTCAGCGCCTGAATGCTGGCCGCTATATCGATGTTGTCCAAACCCTGTCGAAAGATTACTTATGTGATTGCTCTTCCTTCTCTTCTGCGGCTGAGGGATCTTACCTCCTCGCAGCCCAACGcaaagttgttgttgttattgttggcGACTGCTGCCCGCTCCGCGAGCGTCGAGTTGGGCATCTCGATAGGCAGACTCCTGGCAAAGTTCATCAGCTGGGCCTGCGTCGGACGTCCAGCCCGTCCCGCGGGTATGGAAACGGAGCTATCCAGATCCAGGGCATCTAAGGAGAGACAAGACACATTTCAGTCACTGACAAATACCGATCCCTGCTGTTTACTCACCCTCCGCCTCATCGGCTGTATCGGCCTCGTCCAGATCATCGATCATCCCGTTCTGCATTGGCTGGATGCTGTGCACCCGCTGGTACATCAGGGTGTGTGGATATCCGGAttgcacgggcacgggcactgGCTGCGGCACGGTATACTCCTCCACATCCTCCAGGTCGAACAGGCAGTCATCAGCATCGTCCTCTCCGTTCGCAGTGACTCCTCGTCCTCCTCCGCCGCCGTGTGTGGCAAGCAGGTGTGGGGCAGCTGCCACCgacgactgctgctgctgttgctgctgtctgAAGGTCGGACTGTTGCCGACGCTCATGGGCGTGGCTTCTGGCGTGGCGGGCGGCGTATCGAAGTTGGACATCTTCCTCAATCTGACGCTGGCCATCGAGGAGGCGGCACTGGACAATGGCTGCAGCTGGGGCTGCGATGGCTGTGagggttgctgctgctgctggttcaACGCCAGGAAGTTGGGGGGATGGTTGAGGGTGGTGGTGGGCGTGGTGGCGTTGCTAAGCTCCCGACGGCTGCTTATCGTATTCCGACGCCTGGCACCGGCTGCACTGGACAGCCAATTGCCGGTCACCTCCAGGGCGGGGGTCATGCCCCCGTCAAGAAGCTCTGCCACATGCTCCGGCACCTGCCGAATGTGGTGCATCAACTGGGCGCAGTCCTGGTCCGCCTTCTCCCGGAAGCTCTTCAGCAGCTCGAACTCCGTTCCCGCATACCGCTCGATGCGCTCGTTCGTCTTTTTGATCTCCTCCTGCAGGCGCGCCTGCTTgttggccagcagctgtcgcAGGCGCTGCTGCTTCATGTCCAGCGGATTGCCCGCCAGTGAGCCAATGCTGAAGCTCGATGACGAGGCGGCCATGCCCGTGGCCGGTGGTGGCGGGGAGAGTACACCGCTGATCATGACCAGCAGATCGAACGTCTCCGAATATGACTTGAGGCCGCGTTGCTGGGCAAGCTCCTCGCCGTTGCTCAGCAGCGTGCTGTTGATGAGGTATTGGTTGGGCGTGGCCCCCGCCACGGTTCCatctccggctccggctccggctgtGAGGCGCTTGGCGCACAGCACATCCTTACAATTGATGCAGATACTCAGCTGCCAGCTCTCTCCGCCCGCATCGAGCGTGAGGCCGAAGAGCAGTTCGCGCTGTTTGATCACGTTTACGGTGAGGTCTGGAATGGGTCCATAAGCCTgtgcagaacagaacagaacagaacagaaggAGTGGAACAGAGAAGGGTATTATTATAAGAGATTATTCATTGATTCAGGTGGAGCTATCAGGTGATAAGACTCTAGTCGGTCGGTAGCTCGGTCAATGCCTGATAAGAGGCCATAACACTTTCCCCATTCGTTCCCCAATGTTGCAAGCCAAGCCATTATCTGCTGCTTCCGCACCTTCCACCTCCAAGAAcaaccactctttctctgctgtatatttttatacccgatactcaaaatgagtattggggtatattagatttgtggtaaaagtggatgtgtgtaacgtccagaaggaatcgtttccgaccccataaagtatatatattcctgatcagcatcaatagccgagtcggttgagccctgtctgtctgtctgtctgtccgtccgtccgtctgtccgtccctatcagcgcctagtgctcaaagactataagagctagagcaacgacgttttatatccggatttctgtgatacgtcactgctacaagtatatttcaaaactttgccccgcccacttccgcccccacaaaggacgaaaatctgtggcatctacatttttaaagatacgataaaaccaaaaacgtagaattgtagagaatgaccatatctttaagactgcagaatctgaattggatcgtattattattatagccagcatcaagaaaacaatttcattttttctcgccctgtctctctctaacacacacgtagcataggcggctttgcttagagtaaaacattagcgcctagatctcagagactacaaaagctagagcaaccaaatttgatatccacactcctaatatatcgtaccgagacgagtttgtttcaaaatttcgccacacccccttcctcccccgcaaaggacgaaaatctggggatattcaaagaTCTCAGAGAGTggtagcggcgtctgccggaggagagccatactgacttagtatcgggtataaatgtagagttgcggtctccgcagcaactcacaacgttccccctcgttttttattgGATTGGCACACCAGCACCCCCCAGCCACCCCCTCCGCATCCATCCACACAGTAGTTCTAGTGCAAATTTGTCAATTATGTTCCCAGTGGAAGAGAAGTGAAGTCAGGGGCTTATCATCGAACAGAACACACAACAAGCAGTGGAGCAGATGGAACAAGTCAACAGCAAACAATTAGGGAATGCTTAAATGCTGTCACTACCCTCTGACACCCTCCAAGACGAGTCCACCCacggaaaaacaaaaaacagactACTCGTATTCGATATTGTCAGTCATGCTGATGGGCAGAATGATACACTGATATTACAATTGATATCAATAGATATACTCGTAAATGGAACGCACAGGATGTTTCCAATTTCGTCTTACAAACTATGGAAGAGTGGTTGTCAGTGGAAGCTATCATAGAAGATAACAAAAGTAACACAACAAATGGTGACCTCGACAAATGGTGAATCCAGACATTTCGCCTTAGCCAAATATTCACAGAATCAAATCTATAACCCACTAAATACAGGTGTGTGATCCAAGCAAGATGACGATAAGTTCTGCATAGATTTTAAAGTATTTAAACAAATGGTGACGCCGCCAAGTGTCCTCCATAGACGGCAGAGCAGAATACCAGAAAAACAGAATTTATCCAATGTGTAAATAAAACCCTATCGTCGCGCACGTGTTTGACAGCTGACAGGAACCGAGCACTCTTTATAGACGTGTTCGACACTTGAATTCCGTGAAACAGAAGAGAGAACCGAACCAGAGCCGGTTGGAGGAGCGTAACAAAATTAAATTGAATTAAGTTATAAAATGCAAACGTCGGCACTAGTCAAATGACAATGTTGCCATTCAGGTCCGCCAGTGTGTTCTCGTTGCATGCACTCTCCTAGATTGTCATTtccatcatcatcgtcgtcatcgtcatcaggTGAAATTGAATGCATAAACAAGCGACAAGTGTTGTCTTTATTTTCATAGAAACATTCTCGCACTGCTATTACtacattttgtatttttatgaACCAGCGTAATGTTATCCAAGTGGGAGTAGGGGCGGCGACATTTGAAAAATGACACATTTTACGATCCTAACGATGCCCAGAGCACTCTGCATTTGTCCGTCTCCCCCCAGTTCGGAATGTTCTTATGGGTAGTACGATGGTATGGTAAGCCTCTCCCACCACAGGGCCTCCCACTGTCCAGCGTCCAGTGTCTGCACATCACTTGAATATTTAATGTTTACCCTCTCTGCCGTAATATCTTATCGCAGTGTTCCTCCCTCCTTCTGCAGGCCGCGACAATAATTGTCtagaagaaaaaaacacacaacaaaTGGCAATGCAAATGCATTATTGTCAAGTGTTTGGgtgtttttctgttttctgctGTCAAACgcataaatatatttatggGCCCCTGGGGCTTATTAGCTCAGCGTCGAGTCGCGCTATTTTACgactgtttttgttgttgagtGCGTGTCTCCGCACTCTCTCCTAAGTAGCACTTAGGATGTATTATGGTATATACGATAGAAAAGCAGATAAGATTGTGGGGTGATTGCAAAAGATGGCCTTCTGATTGATCTCTTAATTACACAAGAGGATATTGTGAGatcctgtccgtctgtccgtccgtctgtccgtccccttcagcgcctagtgctcaaagactataagagctagagcaacgatgttttggatccagacttctgtgatatgtcactgctacaaaaatatttcaaaacttcgccccgcccacttccgcccccacaaaggacgaaaatctgtggcatccacaattttaaagatatgagaaaaccaaaaacgtagaattgtagagaatgaccatatctttaagactgcggaatctgaattggatcgtattattattatagccagcatcaagaaaacaatttcattttttctcgccctgtctctctctaacacacacgtagcataggcggctttgcttagagtaaaacattagcgcctagatctcagagactacaaaagctagagcaaccaaatttggtatccacactgctaatatatcggaccgagacgggtttgtttcaaaatttcgccacacccccttccgcccccgcaaaggacgaaaatccggggatattcaaaaatctcagagactattaaggctagaggaaccaaatctggtatccgcacttctgttagatcttactataaaacgtgtatctcaaaatttcgccccacccccttccgcccccacaaaagacgaaaatctgttgcatccacaatattgcactttcgagaaaactaaaaacgcagaatcatagataatgaccatatctatcagattgctgaatctggatcagatcagatcatttttatagccaataggaacaaatcaatttgcagtggctacgcagcgcccgacgtcacgctcagactgattttctgtctctctcgcacgcactctttgtcgtgtcgtttaatattagcggcgtctgccggaggaaagccatactgacttagtatcgggtataaccgtagagttgcggtgtcggcagcaactcacaacgttccccctcgttatgactgttgttcttgtttttatacccgatactcaaaatgagtattggggtatattagatttgtggtaaaagtggatgtgtgtaacgtccagaaggaatcgtttccgaccccataaagtatatatattcttgatcagcatcaatagccgagtcgattgagccatgtctgtctgtccgtccgtccgtctgtccgtctgtccgtccccttcagcgcctagtgctcaaagactataagagctagagcaacgatgttttggatccagacttctgtgatatgtcactgctacaaaaatatttcaaaacttcgccccgcccacttccgcccccacaaaggacgaaaatctgtggcatccacaattttaaagatatgagaaaaccaaaaacgtagaattgtagagaatgaccatatctttaagactgcggaatctgaattggatcgtattattattatagccagcatcaagaaaacaatttcattttttctcgccctgtctctctctaacacacacgtatcataggcggctttgcttagagtaaaacattagcgcctagatctcagagactacaaaagctagagcaaccaaatttggtattcacactcctaatatatcggaccgagacgagtttgtttcaaaatttcgccacacccccttccgcccccgcaaaggacgaaaatctgttgcatccacaatattgaggatacgagaaaactaagaacgcagaatcatagataatgatcatatctatcagattgctgaatctgaatcagatcggatcatttttgtagcaaaaaagaacaaatcaatttgcagtggctacgcagcccccgacgtcacgctcagactgattttctgtctctctcgcacgcactctttgtcgtgtcgttcaatattagcggcgtctgccggaggagagccatactgacttagtatcgggtataactgtagagttgcggtgtccgctgcaactcacaacgttccccctcgtttaactTAGCACTGCACAGTTCGACGAAAATAATTGAAATGACGGCGCAAGGAACGCACGCTTTATTTGCACTTGTTTCTAATGCTCGACACATGTAAaaaaagaacgagggggaacgttgtgagttgctgcggacaccgcaactctacggttatacccgatactaagtcagtatggctctcctccggcagacgccgctaatattgaacgacacgacaaagagtgcgtgcgagagagacagaaaatcagtctgagcgtgacgtcgggggctgcgtagccactgcaaattgatttgttcttttttgctacaaaaatgatccgatctgattcagattcagcaatctgatagatatgatcattatctatgattctgcgttcttagttttctcgtatcctcaatattgtggatgcaacagattttcgtcctttgtgggggaggaaggggtggggcgaaattttgagatatacgttttatagtgagatctaacagaagtgcggataccaaatttggttactctagccttaatagtctctgagatttgtggatgccccagattttcgtcctttgcgtgggcggaagggggtgtggcgaaatttggacacgaaacggtcaaggtccgatatcacaggagtgtggataccaaatttggttgctctggctcttataggttctgagatccttgaactcatattttgcaattggcaaaaccgaccatgaaacctgtgtgttagagagagacagagcgagaaagaatgaaattgttttcttgattctggctataataattatacgatctggttcagattttgcactctagaagatatagtcatcttctacgattctgagtttttagttttatactatctttaaaaatgtagatgccacagattttcgttctttgtgggggcggaagtgggcggggcgaagttttgaaatatttttgtagcagtgacatatcacagaagtctggatgcaaaatatcgttgctctagctcttatagtctttgagcactaggcgctgaaggggacggacggacagacggacagacagacagggctaatataccccaatactcattttgagtatcgggtataaaaatctctACCATCTCTTACGCATTTAAAAGAAATTTCTGCCAATCGGTAAGTacattattaataaaagaaataaaatgtCTTACAAAAGAAAAAGCCGAACATATATCGAACATGTAATTCCccaattttaaatatattttatattttctaCAGATGCATTTAAACAGAAGTTTGCGCTCGACGATCAGGATTTCGACCATACAACTCAAAAATATTTCCAGTATGCTCAGGAACGGAAGGCCAGATTGGAAAAAAGTGATGCaaaaaaacttaaattttAGTACATAGTTCATACatgtaagatattatttagagtattgtttattcgtattattatcgcggtggcctggtatgtgtgcttacaaaagttcttaatgttacggcttatttctgctgattttctgctgctgtttgagtcgcgtccgtatgctgctgttctctccttttcactgcttcgctcggttcctcttcttctctgtccgctgttgatctgctgctgttactactgctgttgctgctaatcagctgttcctctgctgctgttattactgctgttgcttatctccgctgccccctcaataggccagctggcccactccttcttacactcGGTCATCCTGATTAGTCATCAGTCCCTGATGACCATGCGTCCTCGTTTTCTACAGAAAAGCTCCATAGTTTCATGTTATCATTGCTTGTGGTCGTATTGCTTGGTCCTTCGACGTCTGCTGCCTTCCGAACATTATAGCGTCCGCCTCGTTTCACGTTGGTTATTTCGTATGGTCCTAAGAATTCGCTGGCCATCTTTCTTCCGGTTACAAATTGTGTTCTACGTATGGCTACGAGATCTCCGACCTTGTATCCGTATTCGCATTTCCGCTTTTTATCGAATTGTTCCTTGTATCTGTCCTGGGCCTGCTGAAtattttcttttgcctcttgtcgCATCTTTTGCCTCTCGTCTTCAAAATTATCAACCATCTTTTTTTCTATTAGCTGATGTATGTCGCTATCCGGTCCACAACGCATTTTTACCCCGATCATCAGCTCAAATGGACAACGCTTTGTAGACACATGAAC is part of the Drosophila miranda strain MSH22 chromosome Y unlocalized genomic scaffold, D.miranda_PacBio2.1 Contig_Y1_pilon, whole genome shotgun sequence genome and harbors:
- the LOC117189424 gene encoding uncharacterized protein LOC117189424, whose translation is MSISCKCSNFVATSSKLQPIRFFDVTVSPSPMPGIEAEAGAVLSTRLSQVFQEKYPRDFPFYTEFMDFFKHAYGPIPDLTVNVIKQRELLFGLTLDAGGESWQLSICINCKDVLCAKRLTAGAGAGDGTVAGATPNQYLINSTLLSNGEELAQQRGLKSYSETFDLLVMISGVLSPPPPATGMAASSSSFSIGSLAGNPLDMKQQRLRQLLANKQARLQEEIKKTNERIERYAGTEFELLKSFREKADQDCAQLMHHIRQVPEHVAELLDGGMTPALEVTGNWLSSAAGARRRNTISSRRELSNATTPTTTLNHPPNFLALNQQQQQPSQPSQPQLQPLSSAASSMASVRLRKMSNFDTPPATPEATPMSVGNSPTFRQQQQQQQSSVAAAPHLLATHGGGGGRGVTANGEDDADDCLFDLEDVEEYTVPQPVPVPVQSGYPHTLMYQRVHSIQPMQNGMIDDLDEADTADEAEDALDLDSSVSIPAGRAGRPTQAQLMNFARSLPIEMPNSTLAERAAVANNNNNNFALGCEEGLDNIDIAASIQALTKSVHGEAVFGDLPRPRLRSQIEG